Proteins encoded in a region of the Candidatus Marinarcus aquaticus genome:
- a CDS encoding MFS transporter, which translates to MRKQLFPLALGGLAIGTTEFVIMGLLPDVAHDIGITIPVAGHLISAYAFGVVIGAPILVALSAKFPPKNILIAFMVIFTLFNFLSTIAPDYATLMMARFLSGLPHGAFFGVGTVVAAKLAKEGKSAQAIATMFTGLTIANLAMVPLVTYIGHHYHWRYAFGIVSLLGILTILFLFRNLPQQKALRTVTFKEELEFFKTIKAWHILTIVAIGFGGLFAWFSYIAPLLIHVSGFEASSVSYLMMVAGAGMVVGNILGGYLADKKNPIKVAIALLIAMVISLVCVFFLSEFKIISVALTFVCGALAVSIGAPINMVMLQSAKHSAMLGAAFLQAAFNVANSLGAFFGGIPLFFDFNYAYPSLVGAFMALIGVILCTLFLKQYHTKEA; encoded by the coding sequence ATGAGAAAACAACTTTTCCCTTTAGCCTTAGGTGGCCTTGCCATTGGTACCACAGAATTTGTGATTATGGGTCTGCTTCCTGATGTGGCACACGATATTGGTATTACCATTCCTGTAGCAGGGCATCTTATTTCTGCCTATGCTTTTGGGGTGGTTATTGGCGCACCTATTTTAGTCGCACTCAGTGCTAAGTTTCCCCCTAAAAATATCTTGATTGCCTTTATGGTGATTTTTACACTTTTTAACTTTTTATCGACCATTGCACCTGATTACGCCACTTTGATGATGGCACGATTTTTAAGTGGTTTGCCGCATGGAGCCTTTTTTGGTGTGGGTACGGTTGTGGCAGCAAAATTAGCCAAAGAGGGTAAATCTGCCCAAGCCATCGCTACCATGTTCACAGGTCTGACCATTGCCAATTTAGCGATGGTGCCTTTAGTGACCTACATTGGACACCACTATCACTGGCGTTATGCATTTGGTATTGTTTCACTCCTAGGTATACTCACCATCTTGTTTTTATTCAGAAATTTACCTCAACAAAAAGCACTTCGCACGGTTACGTTTAAAGAGGAGTTGGAGTTTTTTAAAACCATCAAAGCGTGGCACATTTTAACGATTGTCGCCATTGGTTTTGGAGGGTTGTTTGCATGGTTCAGTTATATTGCACCTCTGTTAATTCATGTCTCTGGTTTTGAAGCAAGCAGTGTCTCATACTTAATGATGGTTGCCGGTGCAGGTATGGTTGTTGGAAATATTTTAGGAGGCTATTTAGCCGATAAAAAAAATCCCATCAAAGTTGCCATTGCGCTTCTTATTGCCATGGTGATTTCCTTGGTGTGCGTCTTCTTCTTATCTGAATTTAAAATCATCTCTGTAGCGTTGACGTTTGTGTGTGGTGCCCTTGCAGTCTCTATTGGAGCACCTATTAATATGGTGATGCTTCAAAGTGCCAAACACTCAGCGATGCTCGGAGCTGCATTTTTACAAGCCGCATTTAATGTCGCTAACTCCTTGGGTGCTTTTTTTGGAGGTATCCCGCTGTTTTTTGATTTTAATTATGCGTACCCCTCACTTGTAGGAGCCTTTATGGCATTGATAGGGGTGATTTTATGTACACTTTTTTTAAAACAATATCACACAAAAGAAGCATAA
- a CDS encoding transporter substrate-binding domain-containing protein codes for MLRFILFFSLLLNFQLTAQSLQKKSVQLPDYLTQEEIAYIKQKRVIIASNEYDYEPMDFNVNGVPVGYSIDLLNILATQVGLKVQYKTQIWSELLESLYNGQIDLMHTIYKTKKREESLSFSSSYLTGRNHFVQRKNDFKLTNLKDLSGKKVGVTKGWLEVEIISKNPNITKVYFSGLKEKLEALSVGKIDAIMNDGFIANYTIIKNGFMNLKVGKFVLERSNSSLDDYYFATLKSQAILISILNKAYMNTDINLLNKLQHKWFGNMLEKGESLFNLAELEYLSDVRSINACILANVIPLSHIENGKPQGIVADILFELQKIMDVPFSFIEVNHYSNTRQLIQDKKCNIIPIMEYEKKSLSDNLTSPYLDMSYVAVGKSDKKFFSDLSELKNITISVVQGTLKSEEIKNKYPSVETVTVQNTEEGLALVNSKKVYMHLDLYPVAKYYISKYEDEEFKIIGRLEQTLKLSMATQKENRVLASVIEKSLNQISKTKIDTIVKKWTEIEVRKVVNYKLLYQIIAGALVLIVLGVWRYRLLKNTNREIKLINKELQASQGKLLRQKEEFEAVFKESKDGIAIISRTFQFIDCNMAYEKMLGFSKAKLLETNFLDTVISMDKEEIKRVIKEIEPHKSIDLFEKVCLGKNQKRVSTNMTFTLMPDKNKVLLAVKDLTSLKLLESQSKLASMGEMIGNIAHQWRQPLSIITTSATGLSLKAEMQEHVENQEIIHFSNEVVQQCQYLSRTIDDFKEFIKDDMKSVPTSVKESLQSALSLTKASMKSNYIEVVETLEEDLIIAGNKNELGQAFINILNNAKDQLKEIAQSKQKRYIFVSSKKLDKETIELRIMDNGGGVNAEVINRIFEPYFTTKHQSVGTGLGLSLSDKIIRQRYKGLIQVYNETFEYEGKEYVGACFVIRLYAHKTV; via the coding sequence ATGTTGCGTTTTATACTCTTTTTTTCTCTCTTATTAAACTTTCAACTCACCGCACAATCCCTACAAAAAAAGAGTGTTCAACTTCCTGATTATTTAACGCAAGAAGAGATTGCATATATCAAACAAAAAAGAGTTATCATTGCATCCAATGAGTATGACTATGAACCCATGGATTTTAATGTCAATGGAGTACCTGTCGGGTATTCGATTGACTTACTCAATATTTTAGCTACCCAAGTGGGTCTGAAAGTGCAGTATAAAACGCAAATTTGGAGTGAACTTTTAGAGAGTTTGTATAATGGGCAAATTGATCTGATGCACACCATTTATAAGACAAAAAAAAGAGAAGAGAGTCTCTCTTTTTCATCATCATATTTAACTGGACGTAACCATTTTGTTCAAAGAAAGAATGATTTTAAACTCACGAATTTAAAAGATCTTTCTGGTAAAAAAGTAGGGGTGACCAAAGGGTGGCTGGAGGTGGAGATTATCAGCAAAAATCCCAACATCACCAAAGTCTACTTCTCCGGATTAAAAGAGAAACTTGAAGCGCTCTCTGTAGGCAAAATTGATGCCATTATGAATGATGGGTTTATTGCAAATTATACGATTATAAAAAATGGATTTATGAACTTAAAAGTGGGCAAATTTGTTTTGGAACGCAGCAATTCTTCTCTGGATGATTACTATTTTGCAACACTGAAAAGTCAAGCCATTTTAATCTCTATTTTAAATAAAGCCTATATGAATACCGATATTAATTTGTTGAATAAATTGCAACACAAATGGTTTGGCAACATGCTTGAAAAAGGGGAGTCGCTGTTTAACCTTGCAGAGTTGGAGTATCTCTCGGATGTGCGCTCAATCAATGCGTGTATTTTGGCCAATGTGATCCCTTTAAGTCATATTGAAAATGGAAAACCGCAAGGCATTGTTGCTGATATTTTGTTTGAACTTCAAAAGATTATGGATGTACCTTTCTCATTTATTGAAGTCAATCATTACAGTAATACACGACAACTTATTCAAGATAAAAAGTGCAATATTATACCTATTATGGAGTATGAGAAAAAAAGTTTGTCTGATAATCTGACATCACCTTATTTAGATATGTCGTATGTAGCAGTTGGAAAGAGTGATAAAAAGTTTTTCTCAGACTTAAGTGAGTTGAAAAATATCACAATATCGGTTGTTCAAGGTACACTTAAAAGTGAAGAGATTAAAAATAAGTACCCTTCTGTTGAAACAGTCACAGTGCAGAACACAGAAGAGGGATTGGCATTGGTTAACAGTAAAAAAGTCTACATGCACTTAGATTTATACCCTGTTGCAAAATATTATATCTCTAAATATGAGGATGAAGAGTTTAAAATCATTGGACGATTGGAACAAACATTAAAACTCTCAATGGCAACGCAAAAAGAGAACAGAGTCTTAGCCTCAGTGATTGAAAAGTCTTTGAATCAAATTTCTAAAACAAAAATCGATACTATCGTTAAAAAATGGACCGAAATTGAGGTTCGAAAAGTAGTCAATTATAAGTTGTTGTATCAAATAATTGCAGGGGCATTGGTGTTGATTGTTCTTGGTGTATGGCGTTACCGATTGCTTAAAAATACAAACAGGGAAATCAAACTCATCAACAAAGAGTTGCAAGCTTCACAAGGTAAACTTTTACGACAGAAAGAGGAGTTTGAAGCAGTTTTTAAAGAGAGTAAAGATGGAATAGCCATTATCAGTAGAACGTTTCAATTCATCGATTGTAATATGGCGTATGAAAAAATGCTTGGTTTTTCAAAAGCCAAATTGCTTGAAACAAACTTTTTAGATACCGTTATCAGTATGGATAAAGAAGAGATAAAAAGAGTAATTAAAGAGATAGAACCACACAAGTCAATTGACCTATTTGAAAAGGTTTGTTTGGGCAAAAATCAAAAAAGAGTATCGACCAACATGACATTTACGTTAATGCCCGATAAAAATAAAGTGCTTTTAGCCGTTAAAGATTTGACCTCTTTGAAACTTTTGGAGTCTCAATCAAAACTCGCTTCCATGGGAGAGATGATAGGAAACATTGCACACCAATGGCGACAACCTTTAAGTATCATTACCACAAGTGCAACGGGACTCTCTTTAAAAGCAGAGATGCAAGAACATGTAGAGAATCAAGAAATCATACACTTTTCAAATGAAGTTGTACAACAATGTCAATATCTTTCACGAACGATTGATGATTTTAAAGAGTTTATTAAAGATGATATGAAATCTGTACCTACAAGCGTAAAAGAGTCACTCCAAAGTGCTTTGAGCTTGACGAAAGCTTCCATGAAAAGCAACTATATTGAAGTGGTTGAAACCCTTGAAGAGGATCTTATCATTGCAGGCAATAAAAATGAGTTGGGACAAGCCTTTATCAATATTTTAAACAATGCCAAAGATCAACTCAAAGAGATTGCGCAATCCAAACAAAAACGCTACATCTTTGTTTCAAGCAAAAAGTTAGATAAGGAGACAATAGAGTTACGCATCATGGATAATGGTGGAGGAGTTAATGCTGAGGTTATTAACCGTATTTTTGAACCCTATTTTACAACCAAACATCAATCTGTTGGAACAGGACTTGGGTTATCTCTGAGTGATAAAATAATACGTCAAAGATACAAAGGTTTGATTCAAGTCTATAATGAGACTTTTGAGTATGAGGGGAAAGAGTATGTGGGTGCTTGTTTTGTGATACGCTTGTATGCACACAAGACAGTTTAA
- a CDS encoding DUF1294 domain-containing protein, which translates to MNEPLMILIALNLLSFIVYGCDKYLAIHDKRRISEKNLHTLSIVGGFVGSTLAMMLFRHKIKKVKFMLIHSAIFIGWIFLLYFYFLSNFLNSSV; encoded by the coding sequence ATGAATGAACCACTTATGATATTAATTGCATTAAACCTTCTTAGCTTTATAGTTTATGGCTGCGATAAATACCTAGCAATCCATGATAAACGACGTATTTCTGAAAAAAATCTGCACACGCTCTCTATTGTAGGAGGTTTTGTAGGAAGTACCCTTGCCATGATGCTTTTTCGACATAAAATCAAAAAAGTGAAGTTTATGCTCATACATTCTGCTATATTTATAGGATGGATTTTTCTGCTATATTTCTATTTTCTTTCCAACTTTTTAAACAGTTCTGTTTAA
- a CDS encoding YwbE family protein codes for MIRDHREREDITIGLGVKVVLKKDQRTGKLTSGKVKKLLTNSKYHPRGIKVMLEDGQVGRVQEFL; via the coding sequence ATGATTCGAGACCATCGAGAACGAGAAGATATTACCATTGGATTGGGTGTAAAAGTGGTACTGAAAAAAGACCAACGCACAGGCAAACTGACTTCTGGGAAAGTGAAAAAGCTTTTAACCAACAGTAAATACCACCCAAGAGGTATTAAGGTGATGCTTGAAGATGGTCAAGTCGGAAGAGTGCAAGAGTTTTTGTAG
- a CDS encoding YaiI/YqxD family protein — translation MKLYVDGDAFPNLLKPILFRAIEKKGLETLVFSNKRINIGQSSLIEYRLVELGADEADNKIVDEVQAGDLVITADIPLADRVIAKQAHALDHRGVMFTVDNIKERLAVRDLMQNIRDMGEMTRGPAPFSQKDSALFANALNAFLQKYL, via the coding sequence ATGAAACTTTACGTCGATGGCGATGCTTTTCCTAACTTACTTAAACCCATCCTTTTTCGAGCCATTGAAAAAAAAGGCTTAGAAACGCTTGTCTTTTCAAATAAGAGAATCAATATCGGGCAATCTTCACTTATAGAGTATCGTTTGGTGGAACTGGGTGCAGATGAAGCAGATAACAAAATTGTTGATGAGGTGCAAGCAGGAGATTTGGTCATCACTGCGGATATTCCTTTAGCTGACAGAGTCATTGCTAAACAAGCACATGCACTTGACCACAGAGGGGTGATGTTTACGGTGGATAATATCAAGGAGAGACTTGCAGTAAGAGATTTGATGCAAAATATTCGTGATATGGGGGAAATGACAAGAGGGCCTGCCCCATTTTCTCAAAAAGATAGCGCACTCTTTGCCAATGCACTCAATGCCTTTTTACAGAAATATCTTTAA
- a CDS encoding SIR2 family protein encodes MEDKIFLSTKSKLVKINNDELEINGVLLKEKLGDEVFEYKLSDTMDENTLTKKAFEISQNYYIKSLEKLVSAEKLLVLTGAGSSKDDELFGGKLMWELWDIISTLEVDSFNFGSFLDKLEIPENIRDRSDLETVLSKAKLFLEFKEDRELENQVKIIEKTILDNCSFSLIDKSIHLEFIKKLTSRKTKQSRLKIFTTNYDKAFEEAGAEGGYVIIDGFSFTQPRKFSGKYFDYDIVIRENSRTSSTENFANNVFHLYKLHGSVNWEKKNKDVIQTSNPDKAMMIYPNSNKYESSYEQPYFEMMSRFQSELRKSGTTTLITVGFSFADKHIFTMINEALNQNPSLNLVIIEPFIKPDLNENFEKLFELSTKTSQVLIIGEFFKNFVSYLPSSQYLNFNGDS; translated from the coding sequence GTGGAAGATAAAATATTTTTAAGTACAAAAAGTAAACTAGTTAAAATTAATAATGATGAATTAGAAATAAATGGAGTTTTATTAAAAGAAAAGTTAGGTGACGAAGTATTTGAATATAAATTGTCTGATACTATGGATGAAAATACATTAACTAAAAAAGCTTTTGAAATATCCCAAAATTATTATATTAAATCTCTTGAAAAACTTGTATCAGCTGAAAAGTTATTAGTCCTTACAGGTGCTGGTAGTTCAAAAGATGATGAACTATTTGGTGGAAAACTTATGTGGGAACTATGGGATATTATTAGTACATTAGAAGTTGATAGCTTCAATTTTGGTAGTTTTTTAGATAAATTAGAAATTCCCGAGAATATTAGAGATAGGTCGGATTTAGAAACAGTACTATCTAAAGCAAAACTATTTTTAGAATTTAAAGAAGATAGAGAGTTAGAAAATCAAGTAAAAATAATTGAAAAAACTATATTAGATAATTGTAGTTTCTCATTAATAGATAAATCAATACATTTAGAGTTTATAAAAAAATTGACAAGTCGTAAGACAAAACAATCACGCTTAAAAATATTCACCACTAATTATGATAAGGCATTTGAGGAAGCTGGTGCAGAAGGAGGGTATGTAATTATTGATGGTTTCTCTTTTACTCAACCAAGAAAATTTAGTGGTAAATATTTTGATTACGATATAGTCATCCGTGAAAATAGTCGTACTTCATCGACTGAAAACTTTGCGAATAATGTATTTCATTTGTATAAACTTCATGGTTCTGTGAATTGGGAAAAGAAAAACAAGGATGTGATTCAAACTAGCAATCCTGATAAAGCTATGATGATTTATCCAAATAGTAATAAGTATGAATCTTCTTATGAACAACCATATTTTGAGATGATGAGTCGATTTCAATCAGAACTACGAAAAAGTGGTACAACTACTTTAATTACTGTTGGATTTAGTTTTGCGGATAAACATATTTTTACTATGATTAATGAAGCATTGAATCAAAATCCAAGTTTAAATTTAGTAATTATTGAACCATTTATAAAACCAGATTTAAATGAAAACTTTGAAAAGTTATTTGAATTATCAACGAAAACTAGTCAGGTACTTATTATTGGAGAATTTTTTAAAAATTTTGTATCCTATTTACCATCTAGTCAATATCTTAATTTTAATGGAGATAGTTAA
- a CDS encoding ATP-binding protein, producing MNKHIFTNEKFVGYISKVTPSFSNIHFPTPKLLKKFWHYDDELSGGIVGNYIVIEGENYGFLGKLQEVSLPEKEQNFLGEHAFYDSSFHPQGKVELLLSFNYYSTKIDKGLDKYPAVGSKVYLCSAELIKTLFVNDVAENNVSFDIAKLTNTLETDLPLNPNQLFGRHCAVVGTTGGGKSYTISRILEEFLHLNQSKAILIDATGEYESFYELGNVKTVKFGANDEDTFFHYSRLRTMDLIALFRPSENTQKPKLLDAIKSLKLVKQLQENEDYDSSIYEKENQSKMEYYSHLGTYRTEIESDKSDFNISNLTHQIGCECIKHGDINNFGGNDGSAVANVRSLISRIEHIRGKLEYRNIFGFNKQLNNNNEFNQELEDFLDTTQTEKTLFIICLKDASFEKGLREILTNAIGNYLLDEARQYKFKEKPLVLFVDEAHQFLKKTITDDFFQDLELDAFDKIAKECRKHGLFLCISTQNPRDIPVGTLSQMGTFIVHRLINETDRLVIEKACSEGSRNSLSYLPALQSGEALLISIEMPMPIIVKIKEPTIKPTSLTPKLFS from the coding sequence ATGAACAAGCATATTTTTACAAATGAAAAGTTTGTAGGGTATATATCTAAAGTAACACCTAGTTTTTCAAATATTCATTTTCCAACTCCTAAATTGCTAAAAAAATTTTGGCATTATGACGATGAGTTGTCAGGAGGTATAGTAGGAAACTATATAGTTATAGAGGGTGAAAATTATGGTTTTTTAGGAAAACTTCAAGAAGTTTCCTTACCTGAAAAAGAACAAAACTTTTTAGGTGAACATGCTTTTTATGATTCTTCTTTTCATCCACAGGGTAAAGTGGAACTATTGTTATCATTTAATTATTATTCAACAAAAATTGATAAAGGATTAGATAAGTATCCTGCAGTTGGTTCAAAAGTATATTTATGTTCAGCTGAATTAATTAAAACATTATTCGTTAATGATGTAGCAGAGAATAATGTGAGTTTTGATATTGCAAAACTAACTAATACTTTAGAAACAGACTTACCCTTAAACCCAAATCAATTATTTGGTAGACATTGTGCAGTCGTTGGAACTACGGGTGGAGGTAAGAGTTACACTATTTCAAGAATACTTGAAGAATTTTTACATTTAAATCAATCAAAAGCTATTCTAATAGATGCTACAGGAGAGTATGAAAGTTTTTACGAATTAGGTAATGTAAAGACTGTAAAATTTGGTGCAAATGATGAAGATACTTTTTTCCATTACTCAAGATTAAGAACTATGGATTTAATAGCACTTTTTAGACCAAGTGAAAATACTCAAAAACCTAAATTATTAGATGCAATTAAAAGTTTAAAGCTTGTAAAACAATTACAAGAAAATGAAGACTATGATTCGTCAATATATGAAAAAGAAAATCAATCTAAAATGGAATATTATAGTCATTTAGGTACTTATAGAACAGAGATAGAATCTGATAAGAGTGATTTTAATATAAGTAATTTGACACATCAAATTGGTTGTGAATGCATTAAACATGGTGATATAAATAATTTTGGGGGGAATGATGGTAGTGCAGTTGCAAATGTACGTTCCTTAATTAGTAGAATTGAACATATACGAGGAAAGTTAGAATATCGTAATATTTTTGGTTTTAATAAACAATTAAACAACAATAATGAGTTTAATCAAGAGCTAGAAGATTTTTTAGACACAACCCAGACTGAAAAAACTTTATTTATAATCTGTTTAAAAGATGCTTCTTTTGAAAAAGGCTTAAGAGAAATTCTAACAAATGCAATAGGTAACTATTTGCTCGATGAAGCAAGGCAATATAAGTTTAAAGAAAAGCCACTGGTACTATTTGTTGATGAAGCACATCAATTTCTTAAAAAGACAATTACTGATGATTTTTTTCAAGACCTGGAATTAGATGCTTTTGATAAAATAGCAAAAGAGTGTAGAAAACATGGTTTATTTTTATGTATATCTACACAGAATCCTCGAGATATACCTGTAGGAACATTAAGTCAAATGGGAACATTTATTGTTCATAGACTTATAAATGAAACGGATAGATTAGTTATAGAGAAAGCTTGTTCGGAAGGAAGTAGAAATTCACTTTCTTATTTACCAGCATTACAATCAGGTGAGGCACTTTTAATTAGTATTGAAATGCCAATGCCAATAATTGTTAAAATTAAAGAGCCGACTATTAAACCTACTTCCTTAACCCCTAAGTTATTTTCTTGA
- the rpsL gene encoding 30S ribosomal protein S12, which translates to MPTINQLIRKERKKVIKKSKSPALEKCPQRRGVCTRVYTTTPKKPNSALRKVAKVRLTTGYEVISYIGGEGHNLQEHSIVLVRGGRVKDLPGVKYHIVRGALDTAGVANRTVARSKYGTKRPKK; encoded by the coding sequence ATGCCAACTATCAATCAATTGATTAGAAAAGAGCGAAAAAAGGTGATTAAAAAATCTAAATCACCAGCACTAGAAAAATGTCCACAAAGACGAGGTGTATGTACAAGAGTATATACAACAACTCCTAAAAAACCTAACTCGGCTTTAAGAAAAGTTGCAAAAGTTAGATTAACAACGGGTTATGAAGTTATTTCATATATCGGTGGTGAGGGTCACAACTTACAAGAACACTCTATCGTATTAGTTAGAGGGGGAAGAGTTAAGGATTTACCTGGTGTTAAGTATCACATCGTTCGAGGTGCTTTAGATACAGCTGGTGTTGCAAACAGAACGGTTGCAAGATCTAAATATGGTACTAAAAGACCTAAGAAATAA
- the rpsG gene encoding 30S ribosomal protein S7, with protein MRRRKAPVREIMADPIYNSKVITKFINAIMLDGKKSTAQKIMYGAIANLDGRGEDAGIELFEKALENVKPLLEVKSRRVGGATYQVPVEVRPVRRQTLALRWLVDAARKRNERTMVERLANELFEAANERGASFKKKEDMHRMAEANKAFAHYRW; from the coding sequence ATGCGAAGAAGAAAAGCTCCAGTTAGAGAAATTATGGCTGATCCTATCTACAACAGTAAAGTGATCACAAAATTTATTAATGCAATTATGTTAGACGGTAAAAAATCAACTGCTCAAAAAATTATGTACGGTGCAATCGCTAACCTTGATGGTAGAGGTGAAGACGCGGGTATTGAACTGTTTGAAAAAGCACTTGAAAATGTTAAACCACTTTTAGAAGTTAAATCTAGAAGAGTTGGTGGGGCAACTTATCAAGTTCCTGTAGAAGTTCGACCAGTAAGAAGACAAACATTGGCTTTAAGATGGTTGGTTGATGCAGCTAGAAAAAGAAACGAAAGAACAATGGTTGAAAGACTTGCTAACGAACTATTCGAAGCAGCAAACGAAAGAGGTGCATCTTTCAAGAAGAAAGAAGACATGCATAGAATGGCTGAAGCAAATAAAGCATTTGCTCACTATAGATGGTAG
- the fusA gene encoding elongation factor G translates to MARKTPLSKVRNIGIAAHIDAGKTTTTERILFYTGVSHKIGEVHDGAATMDWMEQEQERGITITSAATTCFWKHPKTNDQLQINIIDTPGHVDFTIEVERSMRVLDGAVAVFCSVGGVQPQSETVWRQANKYRVPRMIFVNKMDRTGADFYNVEKQVAERLGANPVPVQLPIGAEENFQGIVDLVQMKAIVWDEDAAMGSSYHVEEIPADMMDKATEYREKMVEAAAEASEELMEKYFEEGDLSEDEIIAGLKKQCLAMAITPMTCGTAFKNKGVQTLLDAVALYLPAPTEVADIRGETQDGEAVIVPSSDEGEVAALAFKIMTDPFVGQLTFTRVYRGVLQSGTYVYNSTKMKKERIGRLLKMHSNNREEITELYAGEIGAVVGLKSTITGDTLASEKDPVILERMEFPEPVISVAVEPKTKADQEKMGIALGKLAEEDPSFRVATDEESGQTIISGMGELHLEILVDRMKREFKVEAEVGAPQVAYRETIKNAVNQEYKYAKQSGGKGQYGHVYLKIEPLESGSEENFIFNNEIKGGVVPKEYIPAVEKGCAEAMAGGILAGYPMVDISVTLYDGSYHDVDSSEMAFKLAASMGFKQGCRSAAADAVILEPIMKVEIETPEEYMGDVIGDCNKRRGQVQSMDDRAGVKLVTAMIPLSEMFGYSTDLRSMSQGRATYSMLFDSYLEVPKNVSEEIIKKRNG, encoded by the coding sequence ATGGCTAGAAAAACACCACTCAGTAAAGTTAGAAACATTGGTATTGCTGCACACATTGATGCGGGTAAAACTACAACAACAGAAAGAATTTTATTCTACACGGGTGTATCACACAAAATCGGTGAGGTTCACGACGGTGCAGCTACAATGGACTGGATGGAGCAAGAGCAAGAGAGAGGTATTACAATTACTTCTGCTGCGACTACTTGTTTCTGGAAACACCCAAAGACTAATGACCAACTACAAATTAACATCATTGACACTCCAGGGCACGTTGACTTCACAATTGAAGTTGAGCGATCTATGAGGGTTCTTGATGGTGCAGTTGCAGTATTCTGTTCAGTTGGTGGAGTTCAACCACAATCTGAAACAGTTTGGAGACAAGCGAACAAATATAGAGTACCAAGAATGATTTTCGTTAATAAAATGGACCGAACAGGTGCAGATTTTTATAACGTTGAAAAACAAGTTGCTGAAAGATTAGGAGCTAACCCAGTTCCTGTTCAATTACCAATTGGTGCTGAAGAGAACTTCCAAGGTATTGTTGATTTAGTACAAATGAAAGCTATTGTTTGGGACGAAGATGCAGCAATGGGTTCAAGCTACCATGTTGAAGAGATTCCAGCAGATATGATGGATAAAGCGACTGAATACCGAGAAAAAATGGTTGAAGCAGCAGCTGAGGCTTCTGAAGAGTTAATGGAAAAATACTTTGAAGAGGGTGACTTATCTGAAGATGAAATCATTGCAGGTCTTAAAAAACAGTGTTTAGCAATGGCTATTACACCAATGACTTGTGGTACAGCATTTAAAAACAAAGGTGTTCAAACTTTACTTGATGCAGTTGCACTTTACTTACCAGCTCCAACTGAGGTTGCTGATATTCGAGGTGAGACTCAAGATGGTGAAGCTGTTATTGTTCCTTCTTCTGATGAAGGTGAAGTGGCAGCATTGGCATTTAAAATTATGACTGACCCATTTGTTGGACAGTTAACATTTACAAGAGTTTATAGAGGTGTATTACAATCTGGTACATACGTATATAACTCTACAAAAATGAAAAAAGAGAGAATCGGTCGATTACTTAAAATGCACTCAAACAACAGAGAAGAGATCACAGAGTTATATGCTGGTGAAATCGGTGCAGTTGTTGGTCTTAAATCGACAATTACAGGGGATACTTTAGCTAGTGAAAAAGATCCAGTTATCTTAGAAAGAATGGAATTCCCTGAGCCAGTTATCTCTGTTGCAGTTGAGCCAAAAACAAAAGCTGACCAAGAGAAAATGGGTATTGCTTTAGGTAAATTAGCTGAAGAGGATCCTTCATTTAGAGTTGCAACAGACGAAGAATCTGGACAAACTATTATCTCAGGAATGGGTGAGTTACACCTTGAAATTCTAGTTGATAGAATGAAAAGAGAGTTCAAAGTTGAAGCTGAAGTTGGTGCTCCACAAGTTGCATACAGAGAAACCATTAAAAATGCTGTTAACCAAGAGTACAAATATGCGAAACAATCTGGTGGTAAAGGTCAATACGGTCATGTATACTTAAAAATCGAGCCATTAGAGTCTGGTAGCGAAGAAAACTTTATTTTCAACAACGAAATTAAAGGTGGGGTTGTACCAAAAGAGTATATTCCTGCAGTTGAAAAAGGTTGTGCAGAAGCTATGGCTGGTGGTATCCTTGCTGGTTACCCAATGGTTGATATCTCTGTTACACTGTATGACGGTTCTTACCACGACGTGGATTCATCTGAAATGGCATTTAAATTGGCTGCTTCTATGGGATTCAAACAAGGGTGTAGAAGTGCTGCAGCAGACGCAGTTATCTTAGAGCCAATCATGAAAGTTGAAATCGAAACTCCAGAAGAGTACATGGGTGACGTTATTGGAGATTGTAACAAACGAAGAGGACAAGTTCAATCAATGGACGACAGAGCTGGTGTTAAATTAGTTACTGCAATGATTCCATTATCTGAAATGTTCGGTTACTCTACAGACTTAAGATCTATGTCTCAAGGTAGAGCAACATACTCTATGTTATTTGATTCATATTTAGAAGTTCCTAAAAACGTTTCTGAAGAAATCATCAAAAAGAGAAATGGTTAA